DNA from Aureimonas sp. AU20:
GAGCGGCTGGGGCTCGCGTTCGAGCGGGTTCGCGCGGTGGAGGCGGGGGAGATCGGGGACGCCATCGCGGGCGGGCTGAACGGGCGATGGGAGCGGCCGCTGACGCGGGCCGAACTCGGCTGCTTCCTGTCGCATCACGGGCTCTGGCGGGAGATCGCCTCGGGCGACGAGCCGGTGCTGGTGCTGGAGGACGATGCGATCCTCTCGCGCCGCTTGGTTCAGGCGCTGCCGCGTCTCACCGCCTTCGAGCGGGCCGAGTTCCTCAATCTGGAGAGCTTCGAGCGCCGCCGCTTCGTGGCGCGGCGCGCGCTCGATCTTGGAGAAGGCGTCGCGGTGCGCCGGGTGTTTCGCGACAAGTCGGGCTCGGCCGCCTATCTCCTTTGGCCGGCCGGCGCGCGAAAACTTTTGGCGTGGGCCGAGCGGGGCGCGGCGCCGGTGGACGCCTTCCTGCACGGCCTCGGCTCGCTCGTCTCCTGGCAGGCCGAGCCGGCGCTGGCGATCCAGGCGCATCTCTGGGAGCGGCGCAGCGGCGGCGCCGAGATCAGCGGCGCGACCTCGATCCAGGCGCCGCGCGGGCGGCTGTCTCTGGCGCCGGCCAACTGGCCGTTTCACGGGCGGCGGGTGATGACGCAAATCCGGCTGGCCGGGCAGCACCTGAGACGCCTCGGCCCGGCCACCTACCAGCGCACGACACTGCGCGACGAAGACTTCAGCTGAGGCGCCACAATCTGTCGTAGACGGCGTTGATCGCCTCCGCCTCGCGGGCCAGGGGAAACTCGGCGTGGGCCTTGGCGAGTGCCGCAGAGGAGCCAGCGGCCCGAAGCGCGTCGTCCGCCATCCAGCGCTCCACGGCCGCGATCATCGCCGAGAGATCGCCCGGAGGAACGATCGTGCCGGTCTCCTCTGTCACGACATCGGAGAACACGCCGACATCGGCGGCGATGACCGGCACGCCGGTGGACATGGCCTCCAGCGGCGTCAGGCCGAAGCCCTCCCAGCGCTGCGGCGCGACGAAGAGATCGAGCGCCTGATACCAATGCTCGATGTCGCGATGCTCGCCGACGAAGAGGATGCGATCGGCAAGCCCCGCCGTCTCGACGCGTTGCCTGAGATCGGCTTCGAAGGATTGGTGCTCCGCCGTCGCGCGGCCGGCGATCACGGCCTGCCAGCCGGGATGATGCGGCAGAAGCGCGATCATCGCCTCCACGAAGAGATCCGTGCCCTTCTGCCGGCGCACGCGGCCGAAGCAGCCGAGCGTGCGCGAGGAGGGGGCAAGGCCGAGGGCTTCGCGCGCCGCCTCGCGGCTGGCGGCGGGGCGAAACCGGGTCTGGTCGATGCCGTGGGTGATGGTGGTGTGGGGAACCGAGAGATAGGCGCCGGTGCGCGTGCTGGTCGCAATCACCGCGTCCATGCGCGAGATGAGCCAGCGTGTGTAGCCGGTGTGGCGGCGCTGCGAGGCGGAGGTGAAGACGAGGCGCAGCGGCATGCGCAAGACGTCCCGCAACAGGATGCCGGGCAGCATCTCGACATTGCGCCTGGCGTGCCAGATGCGGAAGGGCCGGCCTTCGGGCCTGCGCCAAAGGCCGGGCAGGTCGCGCCACCGGAGCTTCGGCAAATGCGCGGGCAGGCCGGGGCCTAGGGCCCGGATGTCGAGCGCTTTGGCCTGTTCGGGAACGAGCTGGATGATCGTGGAGGTGACGCCCGACAGGCGGCGCTTGAAATTGGGCGCGATCACCAGGGCCCGGCGGACCGGGCCGCCGGGCTGACCCGCTTTGCTCACGCCGCCGCCTGGATGGCGGCGTCGAGTTCGCGCAGCTCCGCCTCGTAGCGGGCGATGCGCTCTTCGGCTTCCGGGCCGGACATGAACTGCCGGGCGCTTTCCAGATTGTCCTTCAGGTCGGCGCGCTTGACCGAGCGGGCGAGCGGCAGGGCGACGGCGCGGGCGACGAAGGCCTGATCGCTTTCGCCTTCGCGCCGCGTCAGCGCATCGACGGCCGCGACGATCTCGGGCGAGAAGCCCTTGGCGGCGAGCGCACTCAGCGTCCAGCCAGGGCCTTTCTCGACCACGTCGTGGAGGAGGGCGACGATGCGCTCGTCCTCGCCGCAGACGCAGCCGGCGACGCGGCGTAAGTGAGCCAGGAAAGGACGCCCGCGCTTGTCGAGCTGGCCTTCATGGGCGACCGAGGCGATGGCCTCGGCCTTTTCAAGGGGAGAAGTCGGCATGACGGAACGCGCTCAGACCCAGCGCAATTCGATGATCTCGTAGGAGCGGGCGCCGCCCGGCGCGGCCACCTCGACCGTGTCGCCCTCGCTCTTGCCGATCAGCGCGCGCGCGATGGGCGAGGAGATGGAGATGCGGCCCTGCTTCACGTCGGCCTCGGCATCGCCGACGATCTGGTAGACCTTCTCCTCCTCGGTGTCCTCGTCCACGAGCTTCACCGTGGCGCCGAACTTGACGCGGTCGCCGGACAGCTTGGAAACGTCGATGACCTCGGCGCGCGCGGTCAGATCCTCCAGCTCGCCGATCCGGCCCTCGTTGAGGCTCTGCGCCTCCTTGGCCGAATGATATTCGGCGTTTTCGGACAGGTCGCCATGGGCGCGCGCTTCCGAAATCGCGGTGATGATCCGGGGGCGTTCTTCCTGCTGGCGGCGGCGAAGCTCTTCCTTGAGCGTCTCGAACCCGCTGACAGTCATCGGCACTTTTTCCATGCCCTCTACCCTTACATTCCCGACGCCCGGCGGGGGCCGGACCGTCTTGCTTTGTCCGGCCCTTGCCGGAAGTAAAAAGCCGGCCGGCTTCCCATGAGGAAACCAGCCGACCGGACATTCATGATAGGACGAGTCTATACAGGCTCGCCCTGAACTCAAGCGGCCTGAAAATAGGACTGAAGCGAGCGCACTTCAAGATTGCCCGCCTTCAGCGCCGCGATGGCCTGGGCCGCGGCCTCCATGCCGGCGAGCGTCGTGAAGTAGGGCACCTTGTGCATCAGGGCCGCGCGGCGAAGCGAACGCGAGTCCGACAGTGCCTTGGCACCCTCGGTCGTGTTGAGGACGATCTGGACCTGACGGTTGCGGATCGCGTCCTCGATATGCGGACGCCCTTCCAGCACCTTGTTCACCTTCTCGGCCACGACGCCGTTCTCGGCGAGGAAGCGATGGGTGCCCTCGGTCGCCGAGATGCGGAAGCCGAGCGCGGCCATGCGCTGGACGGTGCCCAGCATCTTGGGCTTGTCGCCGTCGCGCACCGAGACGAACATCGCCCCCTCGCGCGGCAGGTCCACCGAGGCGCCGAGCTGCGCCTTGGCGAAGGCCAGCGCGAAGTCGGTGTCGAGGCCCATGACCTCGCCGGTGGAGCGCATCTCGGGGCCGAGCAGCGTGTCGACGCCGGGGAAGCGGGCGAAGGGGAACACCGCCTCCTTCACCGCGATGTGCTTCAGGTTCTTCACGTCCGGCTTGCCGCCATAGGCCGCGAAGGCGGCGTCCAGCGTCTCGCCCGCCATGATGCGCGCGGCGATCTTGGCGACCGGCGAGCCGATCGTCTTGGCGACGAAGGGCACGGTGCGCGAAGCGCGCGGGTTCACTTCCAGAACGTAGATGTCCTCGCCCTTGATGGCGAACTGCACGTTCATCAATCCGCCGACCTTCAAGGCCAACGCCATGTCGCGGGTCTGGCGCTCCAACTCGTCGGTGATGGCGCGCGAGAGCGAGTGGACGGGGAGGGAGCAGGCGGAGTCGCCGGAATGGATGCCGGCTTCCTCGATATGCTCCATGATGCCGACCACGAACGTGTCCGTGCCGTCGCTGAGGCAGTCGACGTCGACCTCCGTCGCGTCCGAAAGGTAGCTGTCGATCAGCACCGGCGACTTGCCGGACACGACCACGGCTTCCTTCATGTAACGGGCGAACTGCGTGTCGCCGCGCACGATCTCCATCGCGCGGCCGCCCAGCACGTAGGAGGGGCGGATCACCACGGGATAGCCGATGCGATCCACGATCTCGCGCGCTTCCTCGACGGAGCGGGCGATGCCGTTGTTGGGCTGGCGCAGGTTGAGGTCGTGCAGCAGCTTCTGGAAGCGGTCGCGGTCCTCGGCCAGGTCGATTGCGTCCGGCGAGGTGCCGAGGATCGGAATGCCGGCCTCTTCCAGCGCCTCGGCGAGCTTCAGCGGCGTCTGGCCGCCGAACTGGACGATGACGCCGTGGAGCGTGCCGCGCGACTTCTCGACGCGCAGGATTTCGAGCACGTCCTCGGCCGTCAGCGGCTCGAAGTAGAGCCGGTCCGACGTGTCGTAGTCGGTCGAGACCGTCTCGGGATTGCAGTTGATCATGATGGCTTCGAGGCCGGCATCCCTCAAGGCGAACGCCGCGTGGCAGCAGCAATAGTCGAACTCGATGCCTTGGCCGATCCGGTTGGGACCGCCGCCCAGGATCACGACCTTCTTGCGGTCGGACACGCCGGCCTCGGAGCGCACCTCACCGGCGAAGGGCCGCTCGTAGGTCGAGTACATGTAGGGGGTGGGCGAGGCGAACTCGGCGGCGCAGGTGTCGATGCGCTTGAAGACGGGGTGAACGTCGAGCCGCTCGCGCAGGGCTTGGACGTCGCTCTCAGCTTTGCCGGCGAGCTTTGCGAGGCGGGCGTCAGAGAAGCCGACCGACTTCAGGAAGCGCAGGTTCTCGGCGTCGTCCGGCAGACCGGCCGTCTTGATCTTGGCTTCCAGGTCGATGATCGCCTTGAAGCGGTCGATGAACCAGGGATCGATCTTGGAGGAGCGGTGCACCTGCTCCTTGCTCGCGCCCTCGCGCAGGGCCTGCGCCACCATGCGCAGGCGATCGGGCGTCGGCGTGCCGAGCGCGGCGCGGATGGCGTTCTTGTCGTCGCCTTCGCCAAGGCCCGGGATCACGATCTCATCCAGACCGTCGAGGCCGGTCTCGAGGCCGCGAAGAGCCTTCTGGAGAGATTCCTCGAAGGTGCGGCCGATCGCCATGACCTCGCCGACCGACTTCATGGCCGTGGTGAGGACCGGCGAGGCGCCGGGGAATTTCTCGAAGGCGAAGCGCGGAATCTTGGTGACGACATAGTCGATCGTCGGCTCGAACGAAGCGGGCGTCGCGCCGCCGGTAATGTCGTTCTTCAGTTCGTCCAGCGTGTAGCCGACCGCGAGCTTGGCGGCGATCTTGGCGATCGGGAAGCCGGTGGCCTTCGAAGCCAGAGCGGACGAGCGCGAGACGCGCGGGTTCATCTCGATGACGACGAGGCGACCGTTCTCGGGGTTCACCGCGAACTGCACGTTGGAGCCGCCGGTCTCGACGCCGATCTCACGCAGCACCGCGATCGAGGCGTTGCGCATGACCTGATATTCTTTGTCGGTCAGCGTCAGCGCGGGCGCCACGGTGATGCTATCGCCGGTGTGGACGCCCATCGGATCGACGTTCTCGATGGAGCAGACGATGATGCAGTTGTCCGCCTTGTCGCGGACGACCTCCATCTCGTATTCCTTCCAGCCCAGCACCGACTCTTCGATCAGGACTTCGGTGGTCGGGGAGGCGTCGAGGCCGCCTTCGATGATCTCGAAGAACTCGGAGCGATTGTAGGCGATACCGCCGCCCGTGCCGCCCATGGTGAAGGAGGGGCGGATGATGGCGGGGAGGCCCACATGCTCCAGCGCCTCGGCCGCTGCGCCCATGGCGCGCGCCATGTAGCGCTGCTTGCGTTCGGTCTCACCGAGGTTCCACTCGTTCTCCAGCACCTGCAGCGCGCCGTCGCGTTCCGGCCCATCGGAGGTCGCGCGGATCGCCGCCGCGCGGCGCTCTTCATGCGCCAGCCGGTCGGCCTGCTTGGCCTCGGTGGCGTTGGCGAGATAGCTTTTCGGCGTTTCCAGGCCGATCTTGGCCATGGCCTCGCGGAACAGGGCACGGTCCTCGGCCTTGTCGATCGCCGTAGCGTCGGCGCCGATCATCTCGACATTGTACTTGTCGAGGACGCCCATGCGCTTGAGGCTGAGGGCAGTGTTGAGCGCGGTCTGGCCGCCCATGGTCGGCAGGATCGCGTCCGGCCGCTCCTTGGCGATGATCTTGGCGACCACTTCGGGCGTGATCGGCTCGATATAGGTGGCGTCGGCGAGATCGGGGTCGGTCATGATCGTCGCCGGATTGCTGTTGACGAGGACGATCCGGTAGCCCTCCTCGCGCAGCGCTTTACACGCTTGCGTGCCGGAATAGTCGAACTCGCAGGCCTGGCCGATGATGATGGGGCCGGCGCCGACGATCAGGATGGTTTTGATATCTTGGCGCTTGGGCATGGCTGATCCGTCTGTTCGATCGTGCGCAGACACCCCGCGCCGCAAGCGGCCGGGGTGTCTCTGCGAGGAAATTCAAGGCTAAGGCCGGCTTATAGGGAATCGCGCCGGCCGGCGAAAGGGCGAAACGGCGCTTTTGCCCGGATTCATTCGGCGGCTCGTTCGGCAGCCGGGGCGGGCGGCTTGACGATCTCGCCGGCCGAACGGGGCAGGCGGCGCCCGTCGTAGCGATCGCAGCCCAGCGCCAGGGCGAGGCAGGCGAGCTCCACCGTTCGGGGAATCTCGACGCGCTTTCCGTCGCGATCCCCCTTCTCGTAATATTGGATGACGCGCTTCTTGAGCCCGAGAAGGTCGGCCGCATCCTTCTGCTTGAGACCCATCTCGCGCCGCCACTGGCGGAAGCCGTCCGAATCCATCGCACCCGTCATATCCGCACGCTCCACTCTATGGAGCTTGGCGCCGAGTTCAGCTTCGCTCAACCCACCCGGCGCAAGCTCATTCAAGCTCCGCTGCGGCGTCGTAGCAAATCCCGTTTCCAGCGCAACAAAAAATGCACTCCGTGCGCCAGTTCGCTCTTGTCGAGGTGCACTTTGTGCGCATCTATAGCTAAGCGAAGGCAAAAAAGCCGATTTCGCTGAAACCACCAGTCTTTAACCGGGAAGGGAAATGCCATGCTTGCCGACCTGATCGTCAGCCGCTCCACCTGTGGGGCCGATCGCAATCGCGACGACCTGCACCGCCACGCCACGTTCAGCTGTGGGTTCCACAATGTCGTGCGTCGCTTGTTCCGGATGTTCCGCTCCGCATGAGCTGGAACCGATCTGCGAACCGCAGGGGAGACGACCACTAGAAGGCGCCGGGTCGACCGGCGCCTTTTTCGTGTCAGGAGCCGTAGAAGCCGAGGCTGGGCTCGAGCCGCTCGAAGGTTTCGTTCATCGCATAGGCGCGCGACAGGAACGGGACGGCGAAATGGCCGTAGCGGATGGAGAGTTGTTCCTCGGCCGCCAATTCCCCGGCGCCGGCGAATTTCGCCATGTAGAGCGCGACGGCGAGACCGGTTCGATCCGAGCCCGACATGCAGTGGATGAGGATCGGGCCTTCGGCATTCTCGACGGCCTTGTAGAAGGCGGCAACCATGTCGTCGTTAAGCGCCCGGCCGGCGGACCAGGAGAGATCGACGAGATGTGCGCCGCGCCGCTCGGCCACCGCGCGCTCTTCGTCGTACCAGGGCGTGCCGACATGCGGCCCGCGCAGGTTGATGACCGTGCGAATCCCCTCCTTCTGGAGAAGGGATTCGAACTCGGTCGGCCCGAGCGTGCCGGATCGGTAGAGCCGGTGCTCGATCACGGTGTGGATGTTCCCGGTCCATTGCTGGACGCCGAGAAAGCCGAGCCCCGCGAGGAGGGGCGCGGCATAGGCGAGCCTTTTCAGATGCATCGCCAAGCGCATGGGTCTTACGCCGCCTTGCTGGTGCGG
Protein-coding regions in this window:
- the greA gene encoding transcription elongation factor GreA, which produces MEKVPMTVSGFETLKEELRRRQQEERPRIITAISEARAHGDLSENAEYHSAKEAQSLNEGRIGELEDLTARAEVIDVSKLSGDRVKFGATVKLVDEDTEEEKVYQIVGDAEADVKQGRISISSPIARALIGKSEGDTVEVAAPGGARSYEIIELRWV
- a CDS encoding glycosyltransferase family 4 protein, with the translated sequence MSKAGQPGGPVRRALVIAPNFKRRLSGVTSTIIQLVPEQAKALDIRALGPGLPAHLPKLRWRDLPGLWRRPEGRPFRIWHARRNVEMLPGILLRDVLRMPLRLVFTSASQRRHTGYTRWLISRMDAVIATSTRTGAYLSVPHTTITHGIDQTRFRPAASREAAREALGLAPSSRTLGCFGRVRRQKGTDLFVEAMIALLPHHPGWQAVIAGRATAEHQSFEADLRQRVETAGLADRILFVGEHRDIEHWYQALDLFVAPQRWEGFGLTPLEAMSTGVPVIAADVGVFSDVVTEETGTIVPPGDLSAMIAAVERWMADDALRAAGSSAALAKAHAEFPLAREAEAINAVYDRLWRLS
- a CDS encoding tyrosine-protein phosphatase produces the protein MRLAMHLKRLAYAAPLLAGLGFLGVQQWTGNIHTVIEHRLYRSGTLGPTEFESLLQKEGIRTVINLRGPHVGTPWYDEERAVAERRGAHLVDLSWSAGRALNDDMVAAFYKAVENAEGPILIHCMSGSDRTGLAVALYMAKFAGAGELAAEEQLSIRYGHFAVPFLSRAYAMNETFERLEPSLGFYGS
- a CDS encoding glycosyltransferase family 25 protein; the protein is MRIVFINLDRATERRAFMERQGERLGLAFERVRAVEAGEIGDAIAGGLNGRWERPLTRAELGCFLSHHGLWREIASGDEPVLVLEDDAILSRRLVQALPRLTAFERAEFLNLESFERRRFVARRALDLGEGVAVRRVFRDKSGSAAYLLWPAGARKLLAWAERGAAPVDAFLHGLGSLVSWQAEPALAIQAHLWERRSGGAEISGATSIQAPRGRLSLAPANWPFHGRRVMTQIRLAGQHLRRLGPATYQRTTLRDEDFS
- a CDS encoding helix-turn-helix domain-containing protein; translation: MTGAMDSDGFRQWRREMGLKQKDAADLLGLKKRVIQYYEKGDRDGKRVEIPRTVELACLALALGCDRYDGRRLPRSAGEIVKPPAPAAERAAE
- the carB gene encoding carbamoyl-phosphate synthase large subunit yields the protein MPKRQDIKTILIVGAGPIIIGQACEFDYSGTQACKALREEGYRIVLVNSNPATIMTDPDLADATYIEPITPEVVAKIIAKERPDAILPTMGGQTALNTALSLKRMGVLDKYNVEMIGADATAIDKAEDRALFREAMAKIGLETPKSYLANATEAKQADRLAHEERRAAAIRATSDGPERDGALQVLENEWNLGETERKQRYMARAMGAAAEALEHVGLPAIIRPSFTMGGTGGGIAYNRSEFFEIIEGGLDASPTTEVLIEESVLGWKEYEMEVVRDKADNCIIVCSIENVDPMGVHTGDSITVAPALTLTDKEYQVMRNASIAVLREIGVETGGSNVQFAVNPENGRLVVIEMNPRVSRSSALASKATGFPIAKIAAKLAVGYTLDELKNDITGGATPASFEPTIDYVVTKIPRFAFEKFPGASPVLTTAMKSVGEVMAIGRTFEESLQKALRGLETGLDGLDEIVIPGLGEGDDKNAIRAALGTPTPDRLRMVAQALREGASKEQVHRSSKIDPWFIDRFKAIIDLEAKIKTAGLPDDAENLRFLKSVGFSDARLAKLAGKAESDVQALRERLDVHPVFKRIDTCAAEFASPTPYMYSTYERPFAGEVRSEAGVSDRKKVVILGGGPNRIGQGIEFDYCCCHAAFALRDAGLEAIMINCNPETVSTDYDTSDRLYFEPLTAEDVLEILRVEKSRGTLHGVIVQFGGQTPLKLAEALEEAGIPILGTSPDAIDLAEDRDRFQKLLHDLNLRQPNNGIARSVEEAREIVDRIGYPVVIRPSYVLGGRAMEIVRGDTQFARYMKEAVVVSGKSPVLIDSYLSDATEVDVDCLSDGTDTFVVGIMEHIEEAGIHSGDSACSLPVHSLSRAITDELERQTRDMALALKVGGLMNVQFAIKGEDIYVLEVNPRASRTVPFVAKTIGSPVAKIAARIMAGETLDAAFAAYGGKPDVKNLKHIAVKEAVFPFARFPGVDTLLGPEMRSTGEVMGLDTDFALAFAKAQLGASVDLPREGAMFVSVRDGDKPKMLGTVQRMAALGFRISATEGTHRFLAENGVVAEKVNKVLEGRPHIEDAIRNRQVQIVLNTTEGAKALSDSRSLRRAALMHKVPYFTTLAGMEAAAQAIAALKAGNLEVRSLQSYFQAA
- a CDS encoding HD domain-containing protein translates to MPTSPLEKAEAIASVAHEGQLDKRGRPFLAHLRRVAGCVCGEDERIVALLHDVVEKGPGWTLSALAAKGFSPEIVAAVDALTRREGESDQAFVARAVALPLARSVKRADLKDNLESARQFMSGPEAEERIARYEAELRELDAAIQAAA